The genomic stretch GGCTGCGGTAGAGCGAAGCGATCTTGCGCACGTCGATCTCGCCGCGCAGCAGCTTGAGCTTGCGCGCGATGCGCTGGCGCACCAGGGCGGCCTCGTCGGTCACCTGGGAGATCTCTTCCAGGGCGGCTTCGATTTGCCGGTCGGGCACGCCGCGGGCGCGCAGGTCGCGGGCGATGCGGAACTTGCCCTGGCGGCGGATTTCGCTGCGCTGGCGCACGAACTGTCTGGCGTAGCGCGCGTCGTCGAGCAGCCCCGCGCGCTTCAGGCGCTCCAGGACGGGCTGCACCAGGGTCTTGTCCTCCGCGCGGCGCTCCAGCGCCTGCTTCATTTCGTGCACGGAGTGTGCGCGGCGCACCAGGGCGCGCAGCGCGGATTCATAGAGGCCGGATTCGGAGTCGAGCTTGCGTGGGGAGCGCACCGGGGAAGGATAGAAGCAGGAGACGCAGGAAGCAAGGCGGGAAGGAAAGTTGAGGGTTTGCGGAGCCGAGCGGTGCAAAAGGGGAAGAGGTCCGGGCCTCCTCCGGTTCTCATTTCTTTCCATCTTTTCGAGTTTGCAGGGTTCAACTGCTTTTATTTTTTCGAGAAGCGCTCGAAATCCGCCATCTGCTTTTCCATCTCTTCGCGCGCGGCGTCGGCGGTGGAGCGGATGCCTTGCAGGCGCAGCTTGAATTCGTCGGGGTTGGTGGCGCGCGTGAGAGCTTCGTCCATAGTGATGAGTTGCTTGGTGTAGAGGTCGAAGAGCGACTGGTCGAAGGTCTGCATGCCGTACTGGCTGGTGCCGGCGGAGATGGCGTCGTGGATCATGCGCGTCTTGTCGGGATTGATGATGCAGTCGCGGATGTAGGCGGTGGCGATCATGATTTCCACGGCGGGCACGCGGCCCCTGTCGTCGGCGCGCCGCACCAGGCGCTGGCTGATCACGGCCTTGAGCGTGGAAGCGAGCTGCAGGCGGATCTGCTTCTGCTCGGGCGGCGGAAAGACGGCGATAATACGCTGAATGGTCTCGGTGGCGTCCAGGGTGTGCAGGGTGGAGAAGACCAGGTGGCCGGTTTCGGCGGCCAGCAGGGCGGTGGAAATGGTTTCCAGGTCGCGCATTTCGCCGACCAGAATCACGTCAGGGTCCTGCCGCAGGGCAGCCCGGAGCGCGGAAGCGAAATTGGCGGTGTCCACTTCGACTTCGCGCTGGTTGATGAAGCTGCGCTTGTCGCGGTGCAGGAACTCGATGGGGTCTTCGATGGTGATGAGGTGGTCGGCGCGATTGGCGTTGATGCGGTCGATCATCGCCGCCAGGGAGGTGGATTTACCGGAACCCGTGGTGCCGGTGACCAGCACCAGCCCGCGCTGCTCTTCGCAGATCTTGTTGATGACCGCGGGAAGGTTCAGCTCTTCGATGGTGCGGATCTTGGTGGGAATGACGCGCAGCACCATGCCCACGTTGCCGCGCTGCTGGAAGACGTTGACGCGGAAACGCCCCAGGCCCGCCACGCCATAGGCCATATCCAGTTCCGCGGTTTCCTTGAATTTCTGCTTCTGGCGGTTGGTCATCATGCTGAACGCCATGGAGAGCATCTCTTCCGGCGTGATGCGGGAGACGTCGCTGATGGGAGTGAGCAGGCCGTCCACGCGCAGATAGGGATGGTTTCCGACCTTCAGGTGCAAGTCGGAGGCCTTGTTTTCGACGGCGCGGCGGAGAAGATCGTCAATGCTCAGTGCCATGTCGTGTAAACCCCGCAGAGGCCCGCCGAAGCGGGGCCAAAGCCGACACTAGCACCGGCCCCTGGCGG from Terriglobia bacterium encodes the following:
- a CDS encoding type IV pilus twitching motility protein PilT — encoded protein: MSIDDLLRRAVENKASDLHLKVGNHPYLRVDGLLTPISDVSRITPEEMLSMAFSMMTNRQKQKFKETAELDMAYGVAGLGRFRVNVFQQRGNVGMVLRVIPTKIRTIEELNLPAVINKICEEQRGLVLVTGTTGSGKSTSLAAMIDRINANRADHLITIEDPIEFLHRDKRSFINQREVEVDTANFASALRAALRQDPDVILVGEMRDLETISTALLAAETGHLVFSTLHTLDATETIQRIIAVFPPPEQKQIRLQLASTLKAVISQRLVRRADDRGRVPAVEIMIATAYIRDCIINPDKTRMIHDAISAGTSQYGMQTFDQSLFDLYTKQLITMDEALTRATNPDEFKLRLQGIRSTADAAREEMEKQMADFERFSKK
- a CDS encoding recombination regulator RecX, with product MRSPRKLDSESGLYESALRALVRRAHSVHEMKQALERRAEDKTLVQPVLERLKRAGLLDDARYARQFVRQRSEIRRQGKFRIARDLRARGVPDRQIEAALEEISQVTDEAALVRQRIARKLKLLRGEIDVRKIASLYRSLLRAGFPTDIIRRELRAMTKEDVPDMGDASGESA